A stretch of Stenotrophomonas indicatrix DNA encodes these proteins:
- the rplQ gene encoding 50S ribosomal protein L17: MRHQKSGRKFSRTSAHREAMFKNMAASLFKHELIKTTLPKAKELRRVAEPLITLAKVDSVANRRLAFARLRDNEAVGNLFTILGPRYANRPGGYLRLLKCGFRAGDNAPMAYVELVDRPVVAEAVEE; encoded by the coding sequence ATGCGTCACCAGAAATCCGGCCGTAAGTTCAGCCGTACCAGCGCCCACCGCGAAGCGATGTTCAAGAACATGGCCGCCTCGCTGTTCAAGCACGAGCTGATCAAGACCACCCTGCCGAAGGCCAAGGAACTGCGCCGCGTCGCCGAGCCGCTGATCACCCTGGCCAAGGTCGACTCCGTCGCCAACCGTCGTCTGGCCTTTGCCCGCCTGCGCGACAACGAAGCCGTCGGCAACCTGTTCACCATCCTGGGCCCGCGCTACGCGAACCGTCCGGGCGGTTACCTGCGCCTGCTGAAGTGCGGCTTCCGCGCCGGCGACAACGCGCCGATGGCCTACGTTGAGCTGGTTGACCGTCCGGTGGTGGCTGAAGCCGTCGAAGAGTAA